CGTCACCGCCGAGATGCTGGCCAAGCGTCCGCGCATGGCCGAGGACGGCTACAAGGTGGGCGACCAGGTCAAGGGCCGCGTGCTCATGGCCCGCTACAGCCAGTACATGGAGAAGGTCGCCGACGCCGATCCGGAGACCGTGGACGCCATCGTCGAGAAGGGCGCGCGTTTCACCCACCACAGCTCCATCGCGCCCACCGGCACCATCTCCCTGTCCCTGGCCAACAACGCGAGCAACGGCATCGAGCCCAGCTTTGCGCACCACTACTACCGCAACGTGATCCGCGAAGGGCGCAAGTCGAAAGAGAAGGTGGACGTGTTCAGCTTCGAGCTGCTGGCCTACCGCTCCTTCATCGACGCCGAGGGCCTGCCCCAGGCGGCGGATGCCGACAGCGCCGGCCTGCCGGATTACTTCATCACCGCCGATGATGTCACGCCCAAGCAGCACGTGGACATCCAGGGCGCGGCCCAGAAGTGGGTGGACTCCTCCATCTCCAAGACGGCCAACGTGCCCACGGACTACCCCTACGAGGACTTCAAGGACATCTACCTCTACGCCTACGAACAGGGGCTCAAGGGCTGCACCACTTTCCGCTTCAACCCGGAAGCGTTCCAGGGCGTGCTGGTGAAGGAAGAAGACCTTGCCAACACCACCTACCGCTTCGAACTGGCCGACGGCACCACCGTCGAAGCGCAGGGCGGTGACGAAATCGAGTACGACGGCGAGATGCACACCGCCGCCAACCTCTACGACGCCCTGAAAGAAGGCTACTACGGCAAGTTCTGAGCCCACGGAGGATGAGTACCATGGCTATCAAGATCGACAAGCCCATCGTGGGCTACGAAGTGGCCAAGCCCGAGGACGAGCAGGCGAAGAACAACGCCCCCGCTCCGGGCCAGGCCGCCAACGCTGAAGACATCGAGCACATGCACGAGTCGGTGCAACGGCCCAACGAGCTCGAGGGCAGCACCTACAAGATCAAGACGCCGCTGTCCGAGCACGCGCTGTACGTCACCATCAACGACATCGTGCTCAACCCCGGCACGGATCACGAGATCCGGCGGCCGTTCGAGATCTTCATCAACTCCAAGAACATGGACCACTTCCAGTGGATCGTGGCGCTCACGCGGATCATCTCCTCGGTGTTCCGCAAGGGCGGCGACTGCACCTTCCTGGTGGAAGAGCTGCGCTCCGTGTTCGACCCGCGCGGCGGCTACTTCAAGAAGGGCGGGCGCTTCATGCCCTCCCTGGTGGCCGAGCTGGGAGACGTCATCGAGACGCACCTGAAGAAGATCGGCATGATCGAGCCCGAGGAAATGGACGAGCACCAGAAGGCCTTCATCGACAAGAAGAAGGCCGAGTTCGCCGGCCATAACCCGGCCCTGGACGCCGCCGCCGCGGAGGCCCCGGAGGAAGGCGACTTCCCCGCCAACTCCGCCCTCTGCGGCAAGTGCAACGTCAAGGCCATGGTGCAGATGGACGGCTGCATGACGTGCCTGAACTGCGGCGATAGCAAGTGCGGCTAAGGTAGGCCGCACTGTGGCAGGAATGACGAACCCCGGTCATCGCAAGGTGCCGGGGTTTCGTTTTTAGAGAGGCCGAACGTGACACCAACAGACCGATTGTTTGGCACAGGGCCGGAATTTCGCTACCGCCGCAATAGGGCTACACACGAGAACCGCGCCATGGACCCAGGCCAACACACCAGCCGGAAGCCTCCACCGTCACGCCATGTCGAGCGGGCTCCGCGTGTGAACAGTGGGCAGCCGCTCCGGCTTTTTCGCTCGCTCCACGCTGGCAACGGCCTCAAGCTGCTGGCCGAGCACATTCCGGTAGAGGAAAAGCAGAGCGCTGAATGCCTGGTTCTGGGTCGAGGCGGCAACGTCGCCGTTCGTTGCCAGATGCGTCAGAAAGGCCTGCACCTCCGGCGCCCCCATTGTGGTTGGGTGGCGCTTGCCATGGAAGAGAATAAAGCGGCGAATCCACTGAACGTAGGCCCGCTCCGTGCGGATGCTGTAGTGCTTGAATCGAATGCGCTCCCGGACCTGGTCCAAGAGCTTCGGCGCCTGATCCATGGCGTCTATGCTCCCTGCGGTTGTCGGCGTGTAAACCCAGAAGAAGCTACCTGTGACGCGGTCCGAAGGCAAGAGACCGAGCGTTACACACCAGAAGCGGCGTGTTTTAACACACCATTATTGGTGTCTACTTTTAGTACTACTTTGTTATTTATGGACCATCACGAGCCCGAGACGCCTCGATGACGACTTGCTCAAACAAGGCCTCCAGCACACGGCGCCGCAGGGCGGTGATGCTCGTGCGTGTCCGTGGGGGGGAAACCCCCGGGGCCGGGGGCTGCCTGCGGCGAGGCAGCCTCATCGGGTGGTGCGTCATGGAAAGGCCCATAAGCGCGCTGCAGGGCGAGGTAGCTGTGCGCGAGCATGACCAGCGCCACGTGCCGGTGCAGTCCCGGCCAGCGGCGGCCCTCGTAGTCGTCGAGCCCAAGCTCGCCCTTGGCGTCCTGGTAGAAGCGCTCGATCGCCCAGCGCACGTGAATGAGTGCCACCAGCTCGGGCAGACGCATGGCGTCGAGACCCCAGGCGAAGTAGTACTTCACATCGCCCCGATGCCCTGGGCAGGGGCGCTCGCCGATGAGCACGCCGCGACTGGGCAGATGCTTGCCACGCCATCCGCTGCGATGGACGGGGATGGACACGAACTCCCGGGTCAGCGCCCCTTTATGGCCCTGACGCCAGGCCACCCGGCGCCAGGCGCGCTCCGGCTGGGCGGCCACCAGCGCCTCGGCGCTTTGCTTCTCGACACGCTCTTCGAGCCGGCTTGCCTTGCGGGGCCGCCCCCGGCCTTGCCGGGGCGGAGGCGGTGGGTCGCCGGGGTCGGCGGCAACCTGCACGGCATCCCGGAAGTGCACTCGCCGCGCCACAGCCACCGCATACGGCTGGTCACGCTGCTCAAGCCCGTCGAGAAACGCCCCCTGATCGCCGTAGCCCGCATCAGCCACCACCGCGCCGACCGCCAGGCCCGCCTCGCGGGCCTGGTCGAACAGATCCAGCGCGATCTCGCCCTTGGTCTGAAAACCCGTCCCGGACGGCACCTGCGCCTTCGCGAGCCGCTGCGGGTCGTCGCACCAGCGCCGGGGCAGATACAGCCGGGCGTTGACCGGCCAGTCGAAGGCGCGGTCGACGTAGTGGCTGCTCACCAGCACCTGGCAGTTGTCCACGCGCCCGAGCGTGCCCGAGTACTGCCGATCCACGCCCACCGAGGCGTCGCCTTTCTTCGGCAGGCCCGTGTCATCAAAGATCAACGCCCCGGCCCCTGTGCGGGCATGAACGCTCATATGCGCGATCCGTATCCGGTCCATGGCCGCGACATCCCACTGCGTGCGCGTGAGCAGCTCCTGGAGCCGCTGGCCGTTGGTCCCCGGCAACGCCTCGCCCATGGCCATGGCGGTCTTGTGCGGGATGTTCGCCAGAAGCCCGGTTGTGTAGCGCTCCAGCGCATGCCGACTCTCGGCACGCCGCAGCAGCGCACCGAACGGCTCCAAGAACGCCTCGAGGTCTGTGAGCGGTTGCATGCCGGCCTGTGGAATCGCCATCGCACCCCCTGTTGGGTTGCAGGGTACGAGGCGCAGCATGCACCGCAAAGCAGTAACTTGCAATATCTAACAAAGTAGTATTAAGACGGGGCATTAATGTCGAAAAAAGGAGAGCACGATTATTCCGCTACTGTTGTCTGGACAGGTAATGCAGGCGAAGGTACCAGGAATCATCGCGCATTCTCGCGTGACCACGAAATAACGTGCGGCAGTAAACCGACAATATTCGGTTCGGCAGACCCAGCATTTCTAGGCGACTCGTCTCGTTACAACCCGGAAGAGCTGTTGCTAAGTGCGCTTTCGGCATGCCACATGCTTTGGTATCTGCATCTGTGCGCCAACGCCGGAATTGCTGTAACGGAGTATGTAGACAATGCTACGGGTAGAATGATTGAAACGAAAAGCGGCAGTGGCTATTTTGAGAATGTAACGTTGAAGCCAAGTATCCGAATAGGGGCAACTGACGACAGCGAGCTGGCGAAATCTCTACACGATAAAGCGCATTCGTTCTGCTTTATTGCAAATTCCGTAAATTTTGAGGTCCGGTGTGCCCAAGTTCCGCAGCTAATGACGTAACCCGTTGATTCGCTGAACCTGGGTGAAGCGAAAATGACACTACAAGCGCATTGTCAGGGCTTCGGCAGCTCCAGGGCGCCGAACAGGTCAAGCTGCTCCTTGGTGGTCTTGCTGGTGCCGGTGTAGACGTGCTCGCCGATGGTGGCGCGGTGTTTCTGGATGCGGGCGAGGAGTTCCAGTGCCGTCTTGGGACTGGTGCTGCTCCCATTGGCCTTGAGGCGCATACGCATGACCCGGTAGAGCACCAGCGCCAGGAAGCAGATCAGCGCATGGGCCCGGATGCGATCAGGGAGCCGGTGGTAGACCGGGGCGATCTCCAGATCGCTCTTGAGCACCCGGAAGCCGCGCTCGATATCGGCGAGACTCTTGTAGCGCGTGACGATCTCCTCGGCGCTGAAGTCAGGGACATTGGTCAGTAGCACCAGTTTGCCGTCGAAGACCTCCGCCCGCTCGAGTGCCTCCTCGTCGATGCTGTAGCTGAACCGCTCGGCATGGTAGTCCGCCTTGATGAAGCGGGTGAGCTCCGCATCGGCTACGGCGCGCTGGAAGCGGCTGTAGGCACCGCGGTCGGTGGCACGACGACCGCGCTCGCTGACTCCCTCGTCCTGGGCGTCGAGTTTACCGACGAGCTTCTCAGTGAACTCCTCGAGCTCAGTAATGCGCGCCCGCCGGCGCGCCGCCTGCTCGGCGGCCCGATCCGGGTCGTGCGCGACCACCAGGCGGTGGCCTGCGAAACGCCCCTCGGCCAGCCCGTCGGTGAAGTCCATCCCCTCGAGGGTGCCGCCGAGTTCCGCGTAGCGTCGCGCCGGCGCCGCCAGGATGAACTGCAGCTTGCGCGCACTCGTGGCAGCCAGTTCGGTGAGATCGGCCACGTTATCCAGACTCAGCAACCCCCGGTCGGCGACCAGGATCACTCGCTCGATCGGGAAACGCGCCAGCACCTCGCGGAGCATCCGCTCCAGCGTGCGCGTCTCGGCGACGTTGCCGGCATGGACGGTGTGCATCAGCGGCAACCCGTCCGCACTCTGGACGACACCGAGCACGAACTGGCGAGCAATACCGCCGGTGTCCTTGCTCATGCCGTAGGCGCGCACATCGCCAGGAACATCGCCATGGCCGTGAATGCGCACCGTGGTCAGATCGTAGAACATCACCGAGACCTGCTGGTCGAGCATGGGGCGCAACTGCTTCGCCACACAGCCCTCCACGGCCTCAGCGCGATCCATGAGCGCATCCATGGCGCGCAGGAGCTGATCGTGGGTCACCGCCTCCGGCATGCCTGGCATGGCCACCGTCTCCAGCCATTCCAGGCACCCGAGCTTGGAGTCCGGTGCGCAGAGCCGGTTGAAGACCATGGCGCGCACCAGTGCCTCGGCGTCGAAATGCCGCCGCGAGGAACGAAGTGCCCGGCGAATCGCCTGGCCCAAACCGAGATCCTGCCAGAGTTCATGTAGGGCGTAGACATCGCCGAAGGCCTTGGCGCTGTCGTACTCCACGGTTTGTGCGATTGTGGGTGCACGGCCCAGCGCCCGGTTGAGACCGCCGATCAGTGGATCGAGATGCTTGGGCTCGAGTTTGTCCAGGCGCCCGAAATTGGCCACCACCCGCTGGCGCACCGCGCCGGCGTCGGTGCGATAGGACTCGACGAGTTGCAAATAGTGGCGATCGCCGGAGCGGGTGATGCGCGTGTACATGGAACGACATTAGCACCACCAAAGATCTATGGGTAGACCGTTGCGGGCCTCGGCGTGACACTACAGGGGTCTGCCAAAATCACGCCTTCTCAGCCGGTAAGTCATTGTTCCGCAAACACCCGACTCGGCTCCGAACCCCGGAAATCGGCTCTGAACTGCGGAACTTGGGGGTGTGAGCCTGAAATCCGTGCCGGGTAATAGGCTGTCTAACAGATGCGGTCAAGGGACGCTCCTGACGTCGCGCCCCTGCCGCTGGCGTTGAGCGCCTGAAAAGCAGCCTCCGCCTGGCACCACAGTCGCCGCACTACGGCTGCCCGACCACGACCTCGCTGATCTGGATGGCAGGCGTCAAGTCGGTGTAGTTCGGGATGTCAGCCATGATCTCCTTGGCGTGGGGGCCAAAGCCGTCCTGAAATGACTCGACAGAATCTCCCCGCGCCGCCTTTCCCGGTAAAGTCCGATGAACCTTTTTTCTCTACGAAGAGTTTATTGGTCGGGTCGCATTCGCAGCTTAGCGGCGACGCATCAGGTCGTCCGACTGGGTAGAGTATCCGACGACAATGACTCTGGCCGGTTGACGAGCTACGCAGCCGGGTACAGTTTTAGCCCAGAGTCAGCCACGGAGAGAGCAGCCGGTGAGAATCGAGCGCATTGATCCGGGATTGTCGTCAGTCGGGGCCTTGCTGGAAGAGTCCGATCAGTACATGGCGGCGCTCTATCCGGCGGAGAGCAATCATCTTGAGAGCGTGGATGACCTTTGTCGGCCGAACGTGGCTCTGTTCGGATGCTTTGTTGATGGTGAGCTCGCAGCGTGTGGGGCGGTAAAGGTGATCGATGACGGGGAGGGGCGCTACGGCGAGGTCAAGCGGCTGTTCGTGGGGGCGCCG
The DNA window shown above is from Aquisalimonas sp. 2447 and carries:
- a CDS encoding phage integrase N-terminal SAM-like domain-containing protein, with translation MDQAPKLLDQVRERIRFKHYSIRTERAYVQWIRRFILFHGKRHPTTMGAPEVQAFLTHLATNGDVAASTQNQAFSALLFLYRNVLGQQLEAVASVERAKKPERLPTVHTRSPLDMA
- a CDS encoding OsmC family protein, producing the protein MLWYLHLCANAGIAVTEYVDNATGRMIETKSGSGYFENVTLKPSIRIGATDDSELAKSLHDKAHSFCFIANSVNFEVRCAQVPQLMT
- a CDS encoding IS701 family transposase → MAIPQAGMQPLTDLEAFLEPFGALLRRAESRHALERYTTGLLANIPHKTAMAMGEALPGTNGQRLQELLTRTQWDVAAMDRIRIAHMSVHARTGAGALIFDDTGLPKKGDASVGVDRQYSGTLGRVDNCQVLVSSHYVDRAFDWPVNARLYLPRRWCDDPQRLAKAQVPSGTGFQTKGEIALDLFDQAREAGLAVGAVVADAGYGDQGAFLDGLEQRDQPYAVAVARRVHFRDAVQVAADPGDPPPPPRQGRGRPRKASRLEERVEKQSAEALVAAQPERAWRRVAWRQGHKGALTREFVSIPVHRSGWRGKHLPSRGVLIGERPCPGHRGDVKYYFAWGLDAMRLPELVALIHVRWAIERFYQDAKGELGLDDYEGRRWPGLHRHVALVMLAHSYLALQRAYGPFHDAPPDEAASPQAAPGPGGFPPTDTHEHHRPAAPCAGGLV
- a CDS encoding IS1634 family transposase translates to MYTRITRSGDRHYLQLVESYRTDAGAVRQRVVANFGRLDKLEPKHLDPLIGGLNRALGRAPTIAQTVEYDSAKAFGDVYALHELWQDLGLGQAIRRALRSSRRHFDAEALVRAMVFNRLCAPDSKLGCLEWLETVAMPGMPEAVTHDQLLRAMDALMDRAEAVEGCVAKQLRPMLDQQVSVMFYDLTTVRIHGHGDVPGDVRAYGMSKDTGGIARQFVLGVVQSADGLPLMHTVHAGNVAETRTLERMLREVLARFPIERVILVADRGLLSLDNVADLTELAATSARKLQFILAAPARRYAELGGTLEGMDFTDGLAEGRFAGHRLVVAHDPDRAAEQAARRRARITELEEFTEKLVGKLDAQDEGVSERGRRATDRGAYSRFQRAVADAELTRFIKADYHAERFSYSIDEEALERAEVFDGKLVLLTNVPDFSAEEIVTRYKSLADIERGFRVLKSDLEIAPVYHRLPDRIRAHALICFLALVLYRVMRMRLKANGSSTSPKTALELLARIQKHRATIGEHVYTGTSKTTKEQLDLFGALELPKP
- a CDS encoding N-acetyltransferase: MRIERIDPGLSSVGALLEESDQYMAALYPAESNHLESVDDLCRPNVALFGCFVDGELAACGAVKVIDDGEGRYGEVKRLFVGAPYRRRGISAALMARLEQRLVEAGVGVARLEVGVSQPEALSLYRQLGYVERSRFGAYGPDPLSVFMEKKLPSRESAAAQRR
- a CDS encoding NrdJb — its product is MAIKIDKPIVGYEVAKPEDEQAKNNAPAPGQAANAEDIEHMHESVQRPNELEGSTYKIKTPLSEHALYVTINDIVLNPGTDHEIRRPFEIFINSKNMDHFQWIVALTRIISSVFRKGGDCTFLVEELRSVFDPRGGYFKKGGRFMPSLVAELGDVIETHLKKIGMIEPEEMDEHQKAFIDKKKAEFAGHNPALDAAAAEAPEEGDFPANSALCGKCNVKAMVQMDGCMTCLNCGDSKCG